In one Stegostoma tigrinum isolate sSteTig4 chromosome 28, sSteTig4.hap1, whole genome shotgun sequence genomic region, the following are encoded:
- the LOC125466787 gene encoding transmembrane protein 240 isoform X2 — MNALLDRFHNYILPHLRGEDRVCHCNCGRHHIHYVIPYDADQSVVDSSENYFVTDNVTKQEIDLMLGLLLGFCISWFLVWMDGVLHCVVRAWRTSRRYDNSWSWIPRLCNLKDFRRRSHRQYEDSAGNMVHIKQKLYHNGHPSPRHL; from the exons ATGAACGCGCTGTTGGACCGATTCCACAATTATATCCTCCCGCATTTACGGGGTGAAGACCGGGTCTGTCACTGCAACTGTGGAAG GCACCACATTCACTATGTAATTCCCTACGATGCTGATCAGTCCGTGGTCGATTCCTCAGAAAATTACTTTGTGACGGACAATGTGACAAAGCAGGAGATTGACCTGATGCTGGGTCTGCTGCTGGGCTTCTGTATCAGCTGGTTCCTGGTGTGGATGGATGGTGTCCTTCACTGTGTTGTCAGGGCCTGGAGGACAAGCCGGCGTTACG ATAATTCCTGGTCCTGGATCCCAAGGTTATGTAATCTGAAGGACTTTAGGAGACGTTCCCACCGGCAGTATGAGGACTCAGCGGGGAATATGGTGCATATCAAACAGAAACTATATCATAATGGGCACCCTAGCCCCCGACACCTGTAA
- the LOC125466787 gene encoding transmembrane protein 240 isoform X1 — protein MLLTANTMIFMLVGTSMVMAIACIVDMNALLDRFHNYILPHLRGEDRVCHCNCGRHHIHYVIPYDADQSVVDSSENYFVTDNVTKQEIDLMLGLLLGFCISWFLVWMDGVLHCVVRAWRTSRRYDNSWSWIPRLCNLKDFRRRSHRQYEDSAGNMVHIKQKLYHNGHPSPRHL, from the exons ATGCTCCTCACCGCCAACACCATGATCTTCATGTTGGTGGGGACGTCCATGGTGATG GCGATAGCTTGCATCGTGGATATGAACGCGCTGTTGGACCGATTCCACAATTATATCCTCCCGCATTTACGGGGTGAAGACCGGGTCTGTCACTGCAACTGTGGAAG GCACCACATTCACTATGTAATTCCCTACGATGCTGATCAGTCCGTGGTCGATTCCTCAGAAAATTACTTTGTGACGGACAATGTGACAAAGCAGGAGATTGACCTGATGCTGGGTCTGCTGCTGGGCTTCTGTATCAGCTGGTTCCTGGTGTGGATGGATGGTGTCCTTCACTGTGTTGTCAGGGCCTGGAGGACAAGCCGGCGTTACG ATAATTCCTGGTCCTGGATCCCAAGGTTATGTAATCTGAAGGACTTTAGGAGACGTTCCCACCGGCAGTATGAGGACTCAGCGGGGAATATGGTGCATATCAAACAGAAACTATATCATAATGGGCACCCTAGCCCCCGACACCTGTAA